One region of Mangifera indica cultivar Alphonso chromosome 3, CATAS_Mindica_2.1, whole genome shotgun sequence genomic DNA includes:
- the LOC123210629 gene encoding TORTIFOLIA1-like protein 3, which produces MAQPLKLKVYGLLTKLSDRDTYSQAATELDSIASTLDSALLPTFLSCILSTNASDKPGVRKECIHVITTLSSSHNLSPYVTKIVNSLTRNFRDKNSSVQATCISTVSSLSSRVSASAFVTILKLLSDALFTEQDVNAQVGAALCLAAAIDAAPDPDAGKLGRMLARLERLVKNEGFKAKAAALVVVGSVIGSGAAGGAGLTGLVSCLLGALSSDDWAARKAAAEALWRLATVEKDSLAEFKANCLKVFESRRFDKVKAVREVMNQMIEAWKQVPDIFDEVSTPPESHCSSKENATDGRYLAGSKNFTARLELKRKSIPAGKSTPPDSSFSTTARKRGPLKKTSPATFQKLENKKPSNWKVEISVPSSASLTDAHEDDVKERDGNVLERRNNENTRLPKSETKRALFNKSFDDKTHKFGGLRSGSRVAPCLESYENTSAISNNCVNLQTNHKDCEDLSLIRNQLVQIEKQQSNLLDLLQRFIGSSQNGMHSLETRVHGLELALDEISYDLAVSTGRMTKTDSHGTTCCLLPGAEFLSSKFRRKTESRSSTSRVTISGGASSLSAMCHRTDISGNSEMHKSQNRRLRYQGGGFIVNPLAEICTDSRGVAELARQ; this is translated from the exons ATGGCTCAACCTCTTAAGCTCAAAGTGTACGGTTTACTGACGAAACTCTCGGACCGTGACACGTATTCACAAGCCGCAACTGAACTGGACTCAATCGCCTCCACGTTGGACTCGGCTCTGCTACCGACATTTCTCTCCTGCATTCTTTCTACTAATGCTTCCGATAAACCGGGAGTTAGGAAAGAATGCATCCACGTCATCACCACACTGTCGTCGTCACACAATCTGTCGCCTTACGTCACCAAGATCGTCAACAGTCTCACACGCAATTTCCGTGACAAGAACTCCTCCGTCCAGGCCACGTGCATAAGCACAGTTTCCTCTCTCTCGTCGCGTGTCAGTGCGTCGGCATTCGTCACTATTTTGAAGTTGCTGTCCGACGCGCTTTTCACGGAGCAGGATGTGAACGCGCAGGTCGGTGCAGCGCTGTGCCTTGCGGCGGCGATCGATGCGGCGCCTGATCCAGACGCGGGGAAGCTGGGGAGGATGTTGGCGAGATTGGAGAGGTTGGTGAAGAATGAAGGGTTCAAGGCCAAGGCGGCAGCTTTGGTGGTGGTTGGGAGTGTGATCGGGTCTGGTGCTGCGGGAGGGGCGGGGCTGACGGGGCTGGTGAGCTGTTTGCTTGGGGCTTTGAGTAGCGATGACTGGGCGGCGAGAAAAGCCGCCGCGGAAGCGCTTTGGAGGTTGGCAACGGTAGAGAAGGATTCGTTGGCAGAGTTTAAGGCCAATTGCTTGAAAGTTTTTGAAAGTAGGAGATTTGACAAG GTAAAGGCTGTTAGGGAGGTTATGAATCAGATGATAGAGGCATGGAAACAAGTTCCAGATATATTTGATGAGGTTTCTACGCCACCGGAATCGCATTGTTCATCTAAAG AAAATGCAACTGATGGAAGATATCTAGCCGGATCCAAGAATTTCACAGCCAGACTTGAATTGAAGAGGAAATCGATTCCAGCTGGCAAGTCAACTCCACCAGATAGTTCATTTTCGACCACTGCTAGGAAGAGAGGTCCCTTGAAGAAAACAAGTCCAGCAACCTTCCAAAAGCTGGAGAATAAGAAACCTTCCAACTGGAAAGTTGAGATATCTGTTCCTAGCTCTGCTTCTTTGACGGATGCTCATGAGGATGATGTCAAGGAGAGAGATGGGAATGTCTTAGAAAGAAGGAACAACGAGAATACTAGGCTTCCAAAGTCTGAGACAAAACGTGCCCTTTTTAATAAGAGTTTTGATGACAAGACGCACAAATTTGGAGGGTTGAGATCTGGATCTCGAGTAGCTCCATGTCTTGAGAGCTATGAAAATACTTCTGCAATAAGTAACAATTGTGTGAATTTGCAGACAAATCATAAAGATTGTGAAGATTTATCTTTGATCCGCAATCAACTTGTTCAGATTGAAAAACAGCAGTCTAATCTACTAGATCTCCTTCAG AGATTCATTGGTAGCTCACAAAATGGGATGCACTCTTTGGAGACACGAGTTCATGGCCTTGAGCTGGCACTTGATGAAATATCGTATGACTTGGCTGTATCAACTGGACGGATGACCAAAACTGACTCCCATGGAACCACCTGTTGTCTGCTGCCTGGTGCAGAATTTTTAAGCTCCAAATTCAGGAGGAAGACAGAAAGCCGAAGTTCAACCTCAAGAGTTACTATTTCTGGTGGCGCCTCATCATTGAGTGCCATGTGTCACAGAACTGATATTAGCGGCAATTCTGAAATGCATAAGTCGCAGAATCGTAGGTTGAGGTATCAGGGTGGTGGTTTCATTGTGAATCCATTAGCAGAAATTTGCACCGACTCAAGAGGTGTAGCAGAGTTGGCACGTCAGTAA
- the LOC123210394 gene encoding uncharacterized protein LOC123210394: MVSDSITNASITSTPNSKDFGKKKRTNRSAKLKQCKLDARREQWLSQGAVKSKGCKNGLGDDRKERDLSLENSRQRDEDNNGRKIHHESDLESPSNSPIDSLFSGGGMDSTANCGGSSSGSSSGSSVCGSSTGGSCSGSITEEEEEEEEEDGCLDNWEAVADALAADDDNNKNKAEVEHDNPCYRSPSQSQLDSPHDLNSELGLDSLNSMPDGASAVPRVSGNNMRAWRPDDAFRPQSLPNLTKQRNFPASDRHFGQGGVAWTCNNVLTVPSSCPICCEELDLTDSNFLPCLCGFRLCLFCHKRILEEDGRCPGCRKPYKHDEIESEASLQGGCLTFRLARSFSMVARS, translated from the exons ATGGTTTCTGATTCAATCACCAACGCTTCGATTACATCTACCCCCAACTCCAAGGATTTCGGCAAGAAAAAGAGG ACCAATAGGTCTGCAAAATTGAAGCAGTGCAAGCTCGACGCTCGTCGCGAGCAATGGCTGTCGCAAG GTGCGGTGAAGAGCAAGGGATGCAAGAATGGATTAGGGGATGACCGGAAAGAGAGGGACCTGTCGTTGGAGAATTCAAGGCAAAGAGACGAGGACAATAACGGCAGAAAGATCCATCACGAGAGCGATTTAGAATCCCCGTCGAACAGCCCAATTGACAGTCTCTTTAGTGGTGGGGGAATGGATTCAACTGCCAATTGCGGTGGAAGTAGTAGCGGTAGCAGCAGCGGTAGTAGTGTTTGTGGTAGCAGCACTGGTGGCTCTTGCTCCGGTAGCATAacggaagaggaagaggaagaggaggaggaagatGGTTGTTTGGACAATTGGGAAGCTGTAGCTGATGCTCTTGCCGCGGAtgatgataacaataaaaataaagcgGAAGTGGAACATGATAACCCCTGTTACCGATCACCTTCCCAGTCTCAGTTGGACTCTCCGCATGATTTGAACAGTGAGTTAGGTTTAGATTCTCTGAATTCAATGCCTGATGGTGCCAGTGCAGTGCCAAGAGTATCTGGGAATAATATGCGGGCATGGAGACCGGATGATGCTTTTAGACCTCAGAGTCTGCCTAATTTAACAAAGCAGCGGAATTTTCCTGCTTCAGATAGGCATTTTGGTCAAGGTGGAGTTGCATGGACTTGCAACAATGTTTTAACAGTGCCTTCTTCTTGTCCTATTTGTTGTGAGGAATTGGACTTAACGGACTCAAATTTTTTGCCCTGTTTGTGTGGTTTCCGACTCTGCTTGTTTTGTCACAAGAGGATTCTTGAGGAGGATGGGCGGTGTCCCGGATGCAGGAAGCCATATAAGCATGATGAAATTGAGTCAGAGGCAAGTCTGCAAGGAGGCTGCCTTACATTTCGGTTGGCTCGTTCTTTTAGCATGGTTGCAAGGTCTTAG
- the LOC123210389 gene encoding protein EDS1-like: MEASRLGLRQDHINKACLLAMKAHKSPEKPYLLDKSSKTDVIFSFAGTWSVEDWFTTNPFGEKKIDRDQFPSLRSIGIDEVATVNEAFLNRFLTILPHILKEVGKAVTENKQIVFTGHSSGGAIAILMTVWFLQQQYKPDPTINLQHPYIQPDPRMPPLCITFGSPLVGDKVFSHALGRENWSEYFFHFVSRYDIVPRVLFAPLSSIKGYLHDILHYLNPKSTLTVQEPVAQASNLFVHVMRSASSLTSHVACQLMGNTNKLSETWSRFIELSPYRPFGNYVFYAQNGTEVVLAKNPDAILQVLFYSSQLLSMEEGPQIALRSVEEHLKYQHELQSFDRKFVIHLDSLDGLPLSSNGGARIDIVLNILGLSPRARLCLCAAKEFEKQKLRNQERIDRKMADIKRGIEMLERYKTKCEARKESYYDAFKKSRDHDDFDANVKRLELAGILDEVMEMIKRYELPDGFEGRKEWLEIGTRYRRIVEPLDIANYYRHLKNEDTGSYMIKGRPKRYKFTQNWLEYAQKMEKESSWESCFWAEVEELQILIRTSNNPGVSEGVMNRILCLVEKVEKWVERQELGADVFFDGSTFIKWWNMLPEQLRSDSRISRLINK; the protein is encoded by the exons ATGGAGGCTTCAAGGCTTGGATTGAGACAAGACCACATCAATAAAGCCTGCTTATTGGCGATGAAAGCTCATAAGTCGCCGGAGAAGCCTTATCTACTAGACAAGTCAAGTAAAACCGATGTGATATTTAGCTTCGCGGGAACTTGGTCGGTAGAGGATTGGTTCACTACAAACCCATTCGGAGAAAAGAAGATCGATCGCGATCAATTTCCATCGCTCAGAAGTATAGGAATTGATGAAGTTGCAACAGTGAACGAAGCTTTCCTCAATAGATTCCTAACAATTTTGCCGCATATACTGAAGGAG GTGGGAAAAGCTGTGACAGAAAATAAGCAAATAGTGTTTACAGGGCATTCCTCAGGTGGAGCTATTGCCATTCTAATGACAGTATGGTTCCTTCAACAGCAATACAAACCTGATCCAACAATAAACCTTCAGCACCCATACATACAACCTGATCCAAGAATGCCACCGTTATGTATAACGTTTGGCTCTCCCCTTGTTGGCGATAAAGTATTCAGTCATGCTCTGGGGCGAGAAAATTGGTCAGAGTACTTCTTCCACTTCGTTTCAAGATACGATATTGTGCCTCGAGTTCTTTTCGCTCCTCTCTCTTCCATCAAGGGATACTTACACGATATCCTGCATTACCTGAATCCCAAATCCACACTTACCGTGCAAGAGCCAGTTGCACAAGCATCAAATCTCTTCGTACATGTAATGAGGAGCGCTTCATCTCTAACCAGTCATGTCGCTTGTCAACTGATGGGAAACACAAATAAGTTATCCGAAACTTGGTCAAGATTTATTGAGCTAAGCCCGTATAGGCCATTTGGAAACTATGTTTTCTATGCACAAAATGGAACGGAAGTGGTGCTAGCGAAAAACCCTGACGCTATTCTGCAGGTGTTATTCTACTCTTCTCAATTACTCTCCATGGAAGAAGGTCCACAGATTGCTCTAAGAAGTGTAGAGGAACACCTGAAATATCAACACGAATTGCAGAGCTTCGATAGGAAATTTGTGATCCATTTAGACTCTTTGGATGGGCTTCCATTGTCTTCAAATGGAGGTGCAAGAATCGACATTGTATTGAATATCCTCGGTTTG AGCCCGAGAGCCAGACTGTGCCTTTGCGCTGCCAAAGAGTTTGAGAAGCAGAAATTGAGAAACCAAGAAAGGATTGATCGTAAAATGGCAGATATCAAAAGAGGAATAGAAATGTTGGAAAGGTACAAAACAAAGTGTGAGGCTCGCAAAGAGAGCTACTATGATGCCTTCAAGAAATCAAGAGACCATGATGATTTTGACGCAAATGTGAAGAGGCTCGAATTGGCTGGAATCCTAGACGAAGTCATGGAAATGATAAAAAGATATGAACTTCCTGATGGGTTTGAAGGTCGTAAGGAGTGGTTAGAAATTGGAACAAGGTACCGCCGCATTGTTGAACCTCTAGATATCGCCAACTACTACAGGCACCTAAAGAATGAAGATACGGGATCTTATATGATAAAGGGCAGACCAAAACGATACAAATTCACCCAGAATTGGCTTGAGTATGCCCAAAAGATGGAAAAAGAATCCAGCTGGGAATCCTGTTTCTGGGCAGAGGTAGAAGAGCTGCAGATATTAATTAGAACTAGTAACAATCCCGGAGTGTCTGAAGGTGTTATGAATAGGATTTTGTGCCTTGTTGAAAAGGTAGAGAAGTGGGTTGAACGGCAAGAGCTAGGTGCTGATGTGTTCTTCGACGGTTCCACTTTCATCAAATGGTGGAACATGCTCCCCGAGCAACTTAGATCAGATTCTCGCATTTCAAGACTCATAAAcaagtaa
- the LOC123210747 gene encoding formin-like protein 4, producing the protein MRRGSKLRDDDDQLSPSSSSSPATSPSSPSSPLSPAELPTPETHLLQTVIFPAEQIPAMPSSDQSSVKTIAATAAITLLLAGVAFLFFHRIAKHLKKTKTISSFRREEATLTYEDFKKFKGKVKGLIVDENGQDVLYVKRLEDGQLKATLPKIVFNPSYEVEDDEEKRVDVVRKPKPREVLLHEPSDLSPPPATTTGKVSATPPPPPPPPPPPPPPPPPPPPPPPPAPPLLACPPVPPPPPIPVKRNPASLPTPKGLTSISSLKPPPVPRRNADKSKEGAAAAENSKRTVVGQKKLKPLHWDKVLTNVDHSMVWNEIKDGSLRFDDEMIENLFGYTTANRRTPGSTNMSIGSSPATPPQIFILDPRKSQNTAIVLRSLAISRKEITEALLEGQGLTSDTLEKLTKISPSQEEAAKILQFNGNPTKLADAESFLFHILKAVPSAFIRINAMLFRSSYDSEILHLKESLQALELGCKELRTRGLFLKLLEAILKAGNKMNAGTSRGDAQGFNLTALRKLSDVKSTDGKTTLLHVVVEQVIRSEGKHCVINRNHSLGRSNTQRSINSDLNTDSFAAEDKDKVYLELGLPAVRSLSIEFSNVKKAATIEYDPFINTCSSLTSHVAEIRQLVTRCANGEKGGFLRAMKEFLEECEEELMVVREEQIRVMELVKRTTEYYQAGGAKDKWAHPIQLFGIVKDFLDMVDRVCTDITQNLQRKNVTSAISSTSPSFSSAARTPATFPNFRSQFMSNIAETKSSSESDDSF; encoded by the exons CTTCAAACAGTGATCTTTCCTGCTGAACAAATTCCAGCAATGCCATCATCAGATCAAAGCAGTGTCAAGACAATTGCTGCCACTGCTGCAATTACTCTACTTCTTGCTGGAGTGGCGTTCTTATTCTTCCATCGAATTGCTAAACATCTCAAGAAAACTAAAACCATCTCAAGCTTTCGTCGAGAGGAAGCGACACTCACTTATGAAGACTTCAAGAAGTTTAAAGGAAAAGTAAAAGGTTTGATTGTTGATGAAAATGGACAAGATGTCCTGTATGTGAAGAGACTAGAAGATGGGCAACTTAAAGCTACTTTACCAAAGATTGTGTTCAATCCTAGTTATGAAGTAGAAGATGACGAAGAAAAGAGAGTGGACGTAGTGAGAAAACCAAAACCAAGGGAAGTATTACTCCATGAGCCATCTGATTTGTCTCCTCCTCCAGCCACTACAACTGGAAAAGTTTCAGCAACACCGCCgccacctcctcctcctcctcctcctcctcctcctcctcctccccctccccctccccctcctCCCCCTGCTCCCCCTCTGCTTGCTTGTCCACCAGTGCCGCCACCACCACCAATACCAGTAAAAAGAAATCCTGCGTCACTTCCAACACCCAAGGGACTTACTTCGATTTCATCATTGAAACCTCCACCTGTACCTAGACGGAATGCAGATAAGAGTAAGGAAGGAGCTGCTGCAGCGGAGAACTCAAAAAGGACTGTTGTTGGCCAGAAGAAGCTGAAACCATTGCACTGGGACAAGGTCTTAACAAATGTTGATCATTCAATGGTCTGGAATGAGATCAAGGATGGATCTCTCAG ATTTgatgatgaaatgattgaaaatcTATTTGGATACACCACCGCCAATCGCAGAACCCCTGGAAGCACAAATATGTCCATCGGTTCAAGCCCTGCAACCCCTCCCCAAATTTTTATCCTTGATCCCCGCAAGTCCCAGAATACAGCCATTGTACTAAGATCTCTAGCAATCTCCCGTAAAGAAATCACTGAGGCCCTCCTTGAGGGTCAGGGACTTACCAGTGACACTTTAGAAAAACTTACCAAAATTTCTCCAAGCCAGGAAGAAGCAGCAAAAATCCTCCAATTCAACGGCAACCCAACTAAACTTGCAGATGCGGAGTCTTTCCTTTTCCACATCTTGAAAGCTGTTCCTTCGGCATTCATTCGTATTAATGCAATGCTTTTCAGATCAAGTTATGATTCAGAAATTCTTCACCTAAAAGAGTCCTTGCAAGCTCTTGAATTGGGATGTAAGGAGCTTAGAACCCGAGGGCTCTTCCTAAAACTTCTGGAAGCCATTCTTAAGGCTGGTAATAAGATGAATGCCGGAACCTCCAGGGGAGATGCACAAGGTTTCAACTTAACTGCCCTTCGCAAGCTTTCTGATGTTAAAAGCACCGATGGGAAAACTACTCTACTCCACGTTGTTGTGGAACAAGTGATCCGATCAGAGGGTAAACACTGTGTAATAAATCGGAACCATAGCCTTGGAAGAAGTAATACTCAAAGAAGCATAAATAGTGATTTAAATACAGATAGCTTCGCAGCAGAGGACAAAGACAAAGTGTACCTTGAATTAGGATTGCCAGCAGTAAGAAGCTTAAGTATTGAGTTCTCAAATGTAAAGAAGGCAGCCACAATAGAATATGACCCTTTCATCAATACATGCTCCTCTCTCACATCCCATGTTGCAGAAATTCGGCAGCTAGTGACACGCTGTGCCAATGGTGAGAAAGGTGGGTTTCTACGCGCAATGAAAGAGTTTCTAGAGGAGTGTGAAGAGGAACTTATGGTGGTTAGAGAGGAGCAGATAAGGGTTATGGAGCTTGTGAAGCGAACAACAGAATATTATCAAGCAGGAGGTGCCAAAGATAAATGGGCACACCCCATTCAACTTTTTGGAATAGTTAAAGATTTTCTTGACATGGTTGATAGAGTTTGCACCGATATCACTCAGAATTTACAGAGGAAGAATGTGACGAGTGCAATATCGTCGACGTCACCATCATTTTCATCAGCAGCAAGAACTCCGGCTACATTCCCAAACTTCCGTTCACAATTCATGTCAAATATAGCTGAGACAAAATCTTCCAGTGAATCAGATGACAGCTTTTGA